A section of the Arabiibacter massiliensis genome encodes:
- a CDS encoding cytochrome b/b6 domain-containing protein has product MNRGPVKVPAQEAADNKAFLEQMAKGGAERYIKRHSLQARITHDVTIIACILLAISGLFVFVPALAAAVGPDTVWLIRMSHRVLGVVFVAVPIVSAIMAPKGVAHIFKNLFAKWDSDDKKWMILFFPYLFMAKWIHMPDQHEVKSGQRFADGMLWFAGGLMGITGVLLLLGTTVADFGAAQGVFLFLHDVGFLLIAVFALAHIFLGAGIFQPYRGTYKLMFGDGTVSESDALYHWGHWAREEIATGEHVIEKKK; this is encoded by the coding sequence ATGAATAGGGGACCCGTCAAGGTGCCGGCCCAGGAGGCCGCCGACAACAAGGCGTTCTTGGAGCAGATGGCCAAGGGCGGCGCCGAGCGCTACATCAAGCGGCATTCGCTGCAGGCCCGCATCACGCACGACGTGACCATCATCGCGTGCATCCTGCTGGCTATCTCGGGCCTGTTCGTGTTCGTGCCGGCGCTGGCCGCGGCGGTCGGGCCGGACACGGTGTGGCTCATCCGCATGTCGCACCGCGTGCTGGGCGTCGTGTTCGTGGCGGTGCCCATCGTGAGCGCCATCATGGCGCCGAAGGGCGTGGCCCACATCTTCAAGAACCTGTTCGCGAAGTGGGACTCCGACGACAAGAAGTGGATGATCCTGTTCTTCCCGTACCTGTTCATGGCCAAGTGGATCCACATGCCCGACCAGCATGAGGTGAAGAGCGGTCAGCGCTTCGCCGACGGCATGCTGTGGTTCGCGGGCGGCCTCATGGGCATCACGGGCGTGCTGCTCCTTCTGGGCACCACCGTGGCCGATTTCGGCGCGGCGCAGGGCGTGTTCCTGTTCCTGCATGACGTGGGCTTCCTGCTGATCGCGGTGTTCGCGCTCGCGCACATCTTCCTGGGCGCGGGCATCTTCCAGCCCTACCGCGGCACGTACAAGCTCATGTTCGGCGACGGCACCGTCTCCGAGTCCGACGCTCTGTACCACTGGGGCCACTGGGCCCGCGAGGAGATCGCCACCGGCGAGCACGTGATCGAGAAGAAGAAGTAA
- a CDS encoding molybdopterin-dependent oxidoreductase produces MNLSRRGFFKAAGAAFATSVAFELSSQSEALAIEPASDWKLVNTEEHTNICCYCSGGCGVICSTRDGELVNIEGDPDHPINEGGLCPKGATMFQLRNVVDPETREIIKNPNRTTKPLVRRPGGTEWEPITWDDAVKEIARKVKDTRDATFEAVSNGITVNRCPGIASLGGSQQNCEEEYLITKMMRSLGVIAIDNQARVUHSPTVAGLAASFGRGSMTSHWCDFQNADVIMTIGSNNVENHPVSAKWVQKALDKGATWIVVDPRYTRSAEMADIYCPIRSGTDIAFYGGLFNYIIENDLWQHEYVLNYTNASYLLNEEYSFDVHEGIFSGYDDKTASYDNATWQYQVEEVKEWDTSEGGAYAWAAKPGVPEFTPPKLKVPKKDPTLADPMCVFQQMKKHYSRYTLDAVASVCGMDKGLLEKVYATYASTGAPDKSGTILYALGQTQHHYGAQNCRSMAILQLLLGNVGLAGGGVNALRGEPNVQGATDMGMLVATQPGYLNWPTEYGTPSIAAWCEKETYADGYYTNKPKFLVSALKEWFGDAATAENDYGYDWWPKVPKSPDYTIIGSFELMSQGVIKGYFNWGMNPAHSAPNASNVRRAMANLDWLVVADWVITESASFWQAPDMDASQIDTTVYFLPAALIYEKEGSIANSGRWLQWRTQAVEPWDESKPDYEICDLLWTEIVDLYEKEGGAVPEPVVNTKWDYYVDGKIDPRPVAWALNGYNYEEGGFEKGAPDLLKTFGNLQADGSTACAMWIYTGFYANNDDALDPAVQPCARRSTEDKSGIGLFSDFSFCWPLNRRIIYNRASADMAGKPWNPARKLVEWNGEKWEQVDVADFGTAAADGTPTPPNNKAFMMLWEQNARLESYAMGDAPLPEHYEPFESPADNQMNGRQNSPCIRFAEFDSVKRADRSEFPIAVTTYSVTEQWQTGSQTRSCPALVEAMPEQFVEMSRELAAEKGIENGDLVRVFNNRGSVKVHALVTPRFKPFTVNGETVHQVGMTHHFGWAGKFATGDIVNDLPPNVGDPNCQVPEFKAFLVNVEKA; encoded by the coding sequence ATGAACCTGTCACGCAGGGGCTTCTTCAAAGCCGCCGGCGCAGCGTTCGCCACGTCCGTGGCGTTCGAGCTGTCCTCACAGTCGGAGGCGCTCGCCATCGAGCCGGCGTCCGACTGGAAGCTCGTGAACACCGAGGAGCACACCAACATCTGCTGCTACTGCTCGGGCGGATGCGGCGTGATCTGCTCCACGCGCGACGGCGAGCTGGTGAACATCGAAGGCGACCCGGACCACCCCATCAACGAGGGCGGCCTGTGCCCGAAGGGCGCCACCATGTTCCAGCTGCGCAACGTCGTGGACCCGGAGACGCGAGAGATCATCAAGAACCCCAACCGCACCACCAAGCCGCTCGTCCGCCGTCCCGGCGGGACGGAGTGGGAGCCCATCACCTGGGACGACGCCGTCAAGGAGATCGCCCGCAAGGTGAAGGACACCCGCGACGCCACGTTCGAGGCCGTGTCGAACGGCATCACGGTGAACCGTTGCCCCGGCATCGCGAGCCTCGGCGGCAGCCAGCAGAACTGCGAGGAGGAGTACCTCATCACCAAGATGATGCGCTCGCTCGGCGTGATCGCCATCGACAACCAGGCGCGTGTTTGACACAGCCCCACCGTTGCCGGTCTGGCAGCATCGTTCGGTCGCGGCTCCATGACGAGCCATTGGTGCGACTTCCAAAACGCCGACGTCATCATGACCATCGGCTCCAACAACGTCGAGAACCATCCCGTCTCGGCGAAATGGGTGCAGAAGGCCCTCGACAAGGGCGCGACGTGGATCGTGGTCGACCCGCGCTACACGCGCTCGGCCGAGATGGCGGACATCTACTGCCCCATCCGCTCGGGCACCGACATCGCGTTCTACGGCGGCCTGTTCAACTACATCATCGAGAACGACCTGTGGCAGCATGAGTACGTGCTCAACTACACGAACGCCTCCTACCTGCTCAACGAGGAGTACTCCTTCGACGTGCACGAGGGCATCTTCTCCGGCTACGACGACAAGACGGCCTCCTACGACAACGCCACCTGGCAGTACCAGGTGGAGGAGGTCAAGGAGTGGGACACCTCCGAGGGCGGCGCGTACGCGTGGGCCGCGAAGCCCGGCGTGCCCGAGTTCACGCCCCCCAAGCTCAAGGTGCCCAAGAAGGATCCCACGCTCGCCGACCCGATGTGCGTGTTCCAGCAGATGAAGAAGCACTACTCGCGCTACACGCTCGACGCCGTGGCAAGCGTGTGCGGCATGGACAAGGGCCTGCTCGAGAAGGTGTACGCCACCTACGCGTCCACCGGCGCGCCCGACAAGTCCGGCACCATCCTCTACGCCCTCGGCCAGACGCAGCACCACTACGGCGCGCAGAACTGCCGCTCCATGGCCATCCTGCAGCTGCTGCTGGGCAACGTCGGCCTGGCCGGCGGCGGCGTGAACGCGCTGCGCGGCGAGCCCAACGTGCAGGGCGCCACGGACATGGGCATGCTGGTGGCCACGCAGCCCGGCTACCTCAACTGGCCGACCGAATACGGCACGCCCTCCATCGCCGCGTGGTGCGAGAAGGAGACCTACGCCGACGGCTACTACACCAACAAGCCGAAGTTCCTGGTGAGCGCGCTCAAGGAGTGGTTCGGCGACGCCGCCACGGCCGAGAACGACTACGGCTACGACTGGTGGCCGAAGGTTCCCAAGTCGCCCGACTACACCATCATCGGCTCGTTCGAGCTCATGAGCCAGGGCGTCATCAAGGGCTACTTCAACTGGGGCATGAACCCGGCCCACTCCGCGCCCAACGCCTCCAACGTGCGCCGCGCGATGGCCAACCTCGACTGGCTCGTGGTGGCCGACTGGGTGATCACCGAGTCCGCGAGCTTCTGGCAGGCGCCGGACATGGACGCGTCGCAGATCGACACCACGGTGTACTTCCTGCCGGCCGCGCTCATCTACGAGAAGGAGGGCTCCATCGCCAACTCGGGCCGCTGGCTGCAGTGGCGCACCCAGGCCGTCGAGCCGTGGGACGAGTCCAAGCCCGACTACGAGATCTGCGACCTTCTGTGGACCGAGATCGTCGACCTGTACGAGAAGGAGGGCGGCGCCGTCCCCGAGCCCGTCGTGAACACGAAGTGGGACTACTACGTGGACGGAAAGATCGACCCGCGCCCCGTGGCCTGGGCCTTGAACGGCTACAACTACGAGGAGGGCGGCTTCGAGAAGGGCGCGCCCGACCTGCTCAAGACGTTCGGCAACCTGCAGGCCGACGGCTCCACGGCGTGCGCCATGTGGATCTACACCGGCTTCTACGCCAACAACGACGACGCGCTCGACCCCGCCGTGCAGCCCTGCGCCCGCCGCTCGACGGAGGATAAGTCGGGCATCGGCCTGTTCTCGGACTTCTCGTTCTGCTGGCCGCTCAACCGCCGCATCATCTACAATCGCGCCTCGGCCGACATGGCGGGCAAACCGTGGAACCCTGCGCGCAAGCTGGTCGAATGGAACGGCGAGAAGTGGGAGCAGGTGGACGTGGCCGACTTCGGCACAGCCGCGGCCGACGGCACGCCCACGCCGCCCAACAACAAGGCGTTCATGATGCTCTGGGAGCAGAACGCGCGCCTCGAGAGCTACGCCATGGGTGATGCGCCGCTGCCTGAGCACTACGAGCCCTTCGAGAGCCCGGCGGACAACCAGATGAACGGCCGCCAGAACTCGCCGTGCATCCGCTTCGCCGAGTTCGACTCGGTCAAGCGCGCCGACCGCTCCGAGTTCCCCATCGCGGTGACCACCTACTCGGTCACCGAGCAGTGGCAGACGGGCAGTCAGACGCGCTCGTGCCCCGCGCTCGTCGAGGCCATGCCCGAGCAGTTCGTGGAGATGTCGCGCGAGCTTGCCGCCGAGAAGGGCATCGAGAACGGCGACTTGGTGCGCGTGTTCAACAACCGCGGGTCGGTGAAGGTTCATGCCCTGGTCACGCCGCGCTTCAAGCCCTTCACGGTGAACGGCGAGACGGTGCACCAGGTGGGCATGACGCACCACTTCGGCTGGGCGGGCAAGTTCGCCACCGGCGACATCGTGAACGACCTGCCGCCCAACGTGGGCGATCCGAACTGCCAGGTGCCCGAGTTCAAGGCGTTCCTCGTGAACGTCGAGAAGGCTTAG
- a CDS encoding 4Fe-4S dicluster domain-containing protein, with protein sequence MTEKAILFDSSRCSACRGCQVSCKTWNSLPSPLEKNANPFTGSYQSPMDLGGDTRLLISFNEEAGGDKGVMWAFGRRSCQHCGDAPCSQICPPNAITKNEETGLVVIDESKCIGCKYCATACPFDVPRYRADNGRMNKCTGCPDRVEQGLAPACVTTCQPGALKFGDRDEMLAIARERVEYLKGKGYADAALFGEEEVGGLHVIQVLKHGVAAHGQVENPQVNPIVGLTQIMKPVTAVATGVTVAGLAAMFVLGLGYKRDKLAYNPATEDTIDVDTGEVVKHGDGQDDESVKEHIFENLPGKKGGRDE encoded by the coding sequence ATGACTGAGAAAGCGATACTCTTCGACTCCTCCCGCTGCTCGGCGTGCCGCGGCTGCCAGGTGTCCTGCAAGACGTGGAACAGCCTGCCGTCGCCTTTGGAGAAGAACGCGAACCCGTTCACGGGGTCGTATCAGAGCCCGATGGACCTCGGCGGCGACACCCGGCTCCTCATCAGCTTCAACGAGGAGGCCGGCGGCGACAAGGGCGTGATGTGGGCCTTCGGGCGCCGCTCGTGCCAGCACTGCGGCGACGCCCCCTGCTCGCAGATCTGCCCGCCGAACGCCATAACCAAGAACGAGGAGACCGGGCTCGTGGTGATCGACGAGTCCAAGTGCATCGGCTGCAAGTACTGCGCGACGGCCTGCCCGTTCGACGTGCCGCGCTACCGGGCCGACAACGGGCGCATGAACAAGTGCACCGGCTGCCCGGACCGCGTGGAGCAGGGGCTCGCGCCGGCGTGCGTGACCACCTGCCAGCCCGGCGCCCTCAAGTTCGGCGACCGCGACGAGATGCTGGCCATCGCGCGGGAGCGCGTGGAATACCTCAAGGGCAAGGGCTACGCCGACGCCGCGCTCTTCGGCGAGGAGGAAGTGGGCGGCCTGCATGTGATCCAGGTGCTCAAGCACGGCGTGGCCGCGCATGGCCAGGTGGAGAACCCGCAGGTGAACCCCATCGTCGGCCTCACGCAGATCATGAAGCCGGTCACGGCGGTGGCCACGGGCGTCACCGTGGCGGGCCTCGCCGCCATGTTCGTCCTGGGACTCGGCTACAAGCGCGACAAGCTGGCCTACAACCCGGCCACCGAGGACACGATCGACGTCGACACCGGCGAGGTCGTGAAGCACGGCGACGGCCAGGACGACGAATCGGTGAAGGAGCACATCTTCGAGAACCTTCCGGGAAAGAAGGGAGGCCGCGATGAATAG
- a CDS encoding formate dehydrogenase accessory protein FdhE, with protein sequence MNLKAIDAALAAYRPQLDDADNARLAFFRELWAVQDAAARESAPAYDVPADDDLRAWGRAGEAVLAHAPVAVGADALAGALEALAGVLAEHGGFADSVNEALARTKWDRIVAASPLELAGGDPAAYVEAFEGLLADDGMSDDAAQVGAMAATLALRALLDGAAASVAAAREKACANDPKPVRCPVCGAPAALARVGAADVAQGGGKELWCAQCGSAWPFERVRCGRCGTQNQGHLHYFNLEGDEAHRLATCDECGGYVRTVYQQDALAPFAYEVEDVVMAKLDLVAYRRAAADARASQG encoded by the coding sequence ATGAACCTCAAAGCAATCGATGCGGCCCTGGCCGCGTACCGCCCGCAGCTCGACGACGCGGACAACGCGCGGCTCGCCTTCTTCCGCGAGCTGTGGGCCGTCCAGGACGCCGCGGCCCGCGAGTCCGCACCCGCCTACGACGTGCCCGCCGACGACGACCTGCGGGCCTGGGGCCGCGCGGGCGAGGCCGTGCTCGCGCATGCGCCCGTCGCCGTCGGGGCCGACGCGCTCGCGGGGGCCCTCGAGGCGCTGGCAGGCGTGCTGGCCGAGCACGGCGGCTTCGCCGACTCGGTGAACGAGGCGCTCGCGCGCACGAAGTGGGATCGCATCGTGGCCGCGAGCCCGCTCGAGCTGGCCGGCGGCGACCCGGCGGCCTACGTGGAGGCCTTCGAGGGGCTGCTCGCCGACGACGGCATGTCAGATGACGCGGCGCAGGTGGGCGCGATGGCCGCCACGCTCGCGTTGCGGGCGCTCCTCGACGGCGCGGCCGCCTCCGTGGCCGCCGCGCGCGAGAAGGCGTGCGCGAACGACCCCAAGCCCGTGCGCTGCCCCGTCTGCGGAGCCCCCGCCGCGCTCGCCCGCGTAGGCGCGGCCGACGTGGCGCAGGGCGGCGGCAAGGAGCTGTGGTGCGCGCAGTGCGGCAGCGCGTGGCCGTTCGAGCGCGTGCGCTGCGGCCGCTGCGGCACGCAGAACCAGGGGCACCTGCACTACTTCAATCTGGAGGGCGACGAGGCGCACCGCCTGGCCACGTGCGACGAGTGCGGCGGCTACGTGCGCACGGTCTACCAGCAGGACGCCCTCGCGCCCTTCGCCTACGAGGTGGAGGACGTGGTCATGGCCAAGCTCGACCTCGTGGCCTACCGCCGCGCGGCGGCCGACGCCCGCGCCTCGCAGGGGTGA
- a CDS encoding GNAT family N-acetyltransferase — protein MRFRRTSEKDIDRVMDVLAEGRASLGALGIDQWQGGYPHREAIEGDVAAGDSYLVEDDGGRIVATAMVGFSGERDYDRIERGAWLTAGTSDDPRYGVVHRVAVSSACRGRGAASLLLERAEQLARERGRASVRVDTHPGNAPMRRLLEKRGYTECGTIYIAHAEEATPDRIAYEKLV, from the coding sequence GTGCGATTCCGCAGAACCAGCGAAAAGGACATCGACCGCGTCATGGACGTGCTCGCCGAAGGGCGCGCCTCGCTCGGCGCGCTCGGCATCGACCAGTGGCAGGGGGGCTACCCCCATCGCGAGGCGATCGAAGGCGACGTGGCCGCGGGCGACTCCTACCTCGTCGAGGACGACGGGGGCCGCATCGTGGCCACCGCCATGGTGGGCTTCTCCGGCGAGCGCGACTACGACCGCATCGAGCGCGGCGCCTGGCTCACCGCCGGGACTTCGGACGACCCGCGCTACGGCGTGGTGCACCGCGTGGCCGTGTCCTCGGCGTGCCGCGGGCGCGGGGCGGCGTCGCTTCTGCTCGAGCGCGCCGAGCAGCTCGCCCGGGAGCGCGGACGGGCGAGCGTGCGCGTGGACACGCATCCCGGCAACGCGCCCATGCGCCGGCTGCTGGAAAAGCGCGGCTACACGGAATGCGGCACCATCTACATCGCCCACGCCGAGGAGGCCACGCCCGACCGCATCGCCTACGAGAAGCTGGTCTGA
- a CDS encoding DUF559 domain-containing protein, with protein MSAPTACFGHRTALQILRTADPAARTLLRRGSHALPASAPTASDLGEVVERLEAMHPGILIERPVHILVADAAKRCYPRTAAAHVCSLALQGRALYRLAPGVLTGSAALALVHAAQTMDAIDLLQLVFEACGSYQTKRTGVPPAYQVPSLASVKGLEEFVARNPSLRGSGKMAGILRYAADGSASARETKKALVLGLPMMRGGYGLGIPHMNFEVMASPAARALTGKSSFRCDLCWPEAKLDVEYQSRERHEGEKMRISDSRRANALASMGWTVIGVTNDELDSMAATDAIAETIRRHLGKRSPVRVSHYHARKLKLRRQLGLPVGYDDLALHAF; from the coding sequence ATGAGCGCGCCGACGGCGTGCTTCGGGCATCGGACCGCGCTTCAAATCCTGCGCACGGCGGATCCGGCCGCCCGCACCTTGTTGCGTCGAGGATCGCACGCGCTGCCGGCCAGCGCGCCCACCGCCTCAGACCTTGGAGAGGTTGTCGAGCGGCTCGAAGCGATGCATCCCGGCATCCTCATCGAGCGTCCCGTCCACATCCTCGTCGCCGACGCTGCGAAGCGGTGCTATCCGAGAACCGCCGCGGCGCACGTGTGCTCGTTGGCGCTGCAAGGCCGCGCGCTTTATCGGCTCGCTCCCGGCGTGCTCACGGGCTCAGCCGCGCTCGCCCTCGTGCATGCGGCCCAGACTATGGACGCCATCGATCTTCTGCAGCTCGTCTTCGAAGCGTGCGGCTCGTACCAAACCAAAAGGACCGGCGTCCCTCCCGCCTACCAGGTGCCTTCCCTCGCTTCGGTTAAGGGTCTCGAAGAATTCGTAGCGCGCAACCCGTCGCTTCGCGGCTCGGGGAAGATGGCGGGCATCCTGCGCTACGCGGCCGACGGCTCCGCCTCGGCCCGGGAGACCAAGAAGGCCCTCGTGCTCGGCCTGCCCATGATGCGCGGCGGCTACGGTTTGGGAATTCCCCACATGAACTTCGAGGTGATGGCGAGCCCTGCTGCGCGGGCTCTCACCGGCAAGTCGAGCTTCCGCTGCGATTTGTGCTGGCCCGAGGCGAAGCTCGACGTAGAGTACCAGAGCCGGGAGCGCCACGAAGGCGAGAAGATGCGCATCTCCGACTCGCGGCGTGCGAACGCGCTTGCCTCCATGGGATGGACCGTCATCGGCGTCACGAACGACGAGCTGGACAGCATGGCGGCCACCGACGCCATAGCCGAGACGATCCGGCGGCACCTCGGCAAGCGCTCGCCGGTGAGGGTTTCCCACTACCACGCGCGCAAGCTCAAGCTTCGGAGGCAGCTCGGGCTTCCGGTAGGCTACGACGACCTCGCACTGCACGCCTTTTGA
- a CDS encoding alcohol dehydrogenase, which produces MFAGLIVLSLCGLGWYLFAGHSWNVAASNIDDTFGSMDGYTAIVYAGTEQTPVEPIDEDDAEPAAPAAPAEKLPEPLDPADVVASYEEKAASVLLLDTLDPSAYEEGSILKKGGRRFGVFSAEEPLTPRALKRMVAYFDEHKVDFVVAVVADKAYVEEAAGIDIVVSLQDEGLFVMGETIDGTFYVSAPEAGKVGAILVSPSNVVSAKVIEEL; this is translated from the coding sequence GTGTTCGCCGGCCTCATCGTGCTGAGCCTGTGCGGGCTGGGATGGTACCTGTTCGCGGGCCATTCCTGGAACGTGGCGGCCTCGAACATCGACGACACGTTCGGCAGCATGGACGGCTACACGGCCATCGTGTACGCCGGCACCGAGCAGACGCCCGTCGAGCCGATCGACGAGGACGATGCCGAACCCGCGGCCCCTGCGGCACCCGCCGAGAAGCTCCCCGAGCCCCTCGACCCCGCCGACGTCGTGGCGAGCTACGAGGAGAAGGCCGCCTCCGTGCTCCTCCTCGACACGCTCGATCCCTCGGCCTACGAGGAGGGCTCCATCCTCAAGAAGGGCGGCCGGCGCTTCGGCGTGTTCAGCGCCGAGGAGCCGCTCACGCCGCGCGCCCTCAAGCGCATGGTCGCCTACTTCGACGAGCACAAGGTGGACTTCGTCGTGGCCGTCGTCGCCGACAAGGCCTACGTCGAGGAGGCGGCGGGCATCGACATCGTCGTGTCGCTCCAGGATGAGGGGCTCTTCGTCATGGGGGAGACGATCGACGGCACGTTCTACGTGAGCGCGCCCGAGGCGGGCAAGGTGGGTGCCATCCTCGTCTCGCCGAGCAACGTGGTTTCGGCGAAGGTCATCGAAGAGCTGTAG
- a CDS encoding formate dehydrogenase accessory sulfurtransferase FdhD, translating into MARVEFCAPAPAETAERPIRIFLNDVPVAVSQGSPYGLAELAVGYLLSEGLIADRESLVHVEADSERSEVRVASGERAETGYVPLHRVTSAGCAQSALLSAARVGEPARLETDAVFDADALLSCMEELCERSPRRNTGECVHGCGLAASGEGGLLLVREDIGRHNAMDKLVGQAWLDRVDVRDKALFITGRISCEMALKAHRAGCPVLVSRKSATDEAARRAAALGVTLVSHCREGALRVLSCPERIAG; encoded by the coding sequence ATGGCCCGCGTCGAGTTCTGCGCGCCCGCGCCGGCCGAGACGGCCGAGCGGCCCATCCGCATCTTCCTGAACGACGTTCCCGTGGCCGTGAGCCAGGGCAGCCCCTACGGGCTGGCCGAGCTCGCGGTGGGCTACCTCTTGTCCGAGGGGCTCATCGCCGACCGCGAGAGCCTCGTGCACGTGGAGGCCGACTCCGAGCGCTCCGAGGTGCGCGTGGCTTCCGGCGAGCGGGCCGAGACGGGCTACGTGCCGCTGCACCGCGTGACCTCGGCCGGCTGCGCCCAGTCGGCGCTGCTTTCGGCCGCACGCGTGGGGGAGCCTGCGCGGCTCGAGACGGATGCCGTGTTCGACGCCGACGCGCTGCTCTCGTGCATGGAGGAGCTCTGCGAGCGCAGCCCGCGCCGCAACACCGGCGAGTGCGTGCACGGCTGCGGCCTGGCCGCGTCGGGGGAGGGCGGGCTTCTGCTCGTGCGCGAGGACATCGGGCGGCACAACGCCATGGACAAGCTCGTCGGCCAGGCGTGGCTCGACCGCGTGGACGTGCGCGACAAGGCCCTGTTCATCACCGGGCGCATCAGCTGCGAGATGGCCCTCAAGGCGCACCGCGCGGGCTGCCCCGTGCTGGTGAGCCGCAAGTCCGCCACCGACGAGGCGGCACGGCGCGCCGCCGCGCTCGGCGTCACCCTCGTGTCCCACTGCCGCGAGGGCGCCCTGCGCGTGCTCTCCTGCCCCGAGCGCATCGCCGGCTGA